From Sphingobacteriales bacterium, a single genomic window includes:
- a CDS encoding ABC transporter permease, producing the protein MKTKLIVIAWRNLWRNKRRTLITMASIVFSVFFASVMRSLQEGSYDKMIDNLVKFYTGYVQVQDSGYWNEKTLDNTIEEDTSLSRLTENLPDVLLVTPRIEGYGLAASKDKSKPVMMLGIDPEKEDKIIKLSRKIIKGSAVNDSDESVMIAEGLAGYLDLQTGDTLVIISQGYHGVSAAGKFPVKAIFRHPSPEFNNRMIFCNLKTAQAFFYLGNKVTSQVVMVKDHYKVAHIKHFIEKHIPETSRVMTWDEMQPEMDSMIKGDRAGGIVMLLVLYLVIGFGIFGTAMMMINERKKEFGVVNSIGMTKTEINLVLLIETFLLGIIGVIAGLIITIPVIWYFYLNPVPLTGDMAKAMIEYGLEPFYFVSVKSSIFLNQGGIILILCFIVSCFSMISVGRMKMIDALRS; encoded by the coding sequence ATGAAAACAAAACTCATAGTGATTGCCTGGCGAAACCTCTGGCGAAACAAGCGAAGGACACTGATAACGATGGCTTCCATTGTTTTCAGTGTTTTTTTTGCTTCTGTCATGCGAAGCCTTCAGGAAGGCTCTTATGATAAAATGATTGACAATCTGGTCAAGTTTTATACCGGCTATGTGCAGGTTCAGGATTCGGGCTACTGGAACGAAAAGACCCTCGACAACACGATTGAAGAAGATACTTCGCTGAGCCGCCTGACCGAAAATTTACCCGATGTATTGCTGGTTACCCCCCGTATAGAAGGTTACGGACTGGCTGCCAGTAAAGACAAAAGCAAGCCCGTAATGATGCTGGGCATCGATCCTGAAAAGGAAGATAAAATCATTAAACTATCCCGGAAAATCATCAAAGGCAGTGCTGTAAACGATTCGGATGAATCAGTCATGATTGCTGAAGGACTGGCCGGATACCTTGACCTTCAGACAGGTGATACCCTTGTCATCATTTCACAAGGCTATCATGGGGTAAGTGCAGCAGGAAAATTTCCGGTTAAGGCCATTTTCAGACATCCCAGCCCCGAATTCAACAACCGGATGATTTTCTGTAACCTGAAAACCGCTCAGGCTTTTTTCTATCTTGGCAATAAGGTAACTTCCCAGGTGGTCATGGTGAAAGATCATTATAAAGTCGCTCATATCAAGCATTTTATTGAAAAACATATTCCTGAAACCAGCAGGGTCATGACATGGGACGAAATGCAGCCTGAAATGGACAGCATGATCAAAGGCGACCGTGCAGGCGGCATTGTCATGTTGCTGGTTTTATATCTTGTTATTGGATTTGGCATTTTCGGTACGGCCATGATGATGATCAATGAAAGGAAAAAGGAATTTGGCGTGGTCAATTCCATTGGCATGACCAAAACTGAAATTAATCTTGTATTGCTGATTGAAACCTTCCTGCTCGGAATTATCGGTGTTATAGCAGGTTTAATAATCACCATTCCGGTTATCTGGTATTTTTACCTCAACCCTGTCCCGTTAACAGGCGACATGGCCAAAGCGATGATTGAATACGGGCTTGAACCCTTTTATTTTGTCTCTGTAAAATCTTCCATTTTTTTAAATCAGGGAGGCATAATACTGATTCTTTGCTTTATTGTATCATGTTTTTCAATGATTTCCGTAGGAAGAATGAAAATGATTGATGCACTGAGAAGTTGA